From the Oryza glaberrima chromosome 5, OglaRS2, whole genome shotgun sequence genome, one window contains:
- the LOC127774212 gene encoding scarecrow-like protein 3, with product MTNFQLFGSMVPVPVASMATATAPAAVAAADNGGHGSSSASQNASGSGEGQGGSMSLSLQLRPLGSTPTAAVAVSVPPMAAAPMMAGPAAAAPAPAPPLATMAVAQNASLAAVASALAAHRRNQATHRSAALHGHLRRCAEALAASRPADADAELARIARMASADGDAVQRVAAAFAEAMARVVIRPWRGVSAALFPSDAGAAGDALTAWEAEFARQSFLNLCPLLHLAAVAVNEIILETTRNDKFIHIVDLGGIHHAHWVELLQGLATRRAAVRPCLRLTIVHEHKHFLGQAAQVLAAESDRHGVPLDLHIVESSVEALKLDALGVRSDHAVVIVSTLQLHRLVGAGILSTTAPPSPAAAAAASMITSPLPPANMSSKVDRLLRGFHLLSPRAIILTENEANHFVPSFTDRFASALPYYEQLFAAMEEAGAAAVERKAAERYLLREEIKDVIACDHDGPRWAQHETLGRWVVRMGAAGFALAPAITVVTAAGRVRAVAARLPGGGDERRYGVTEGGGWLILNREEKPMFCVSAWRRQ from the coding sequence atGACGAATTTCCAGCTCTTCGGGTCCATGGTGCCGGTTCCGGTGGCGTCCATGGCGACGGCTACTGCTCCGGCAGCTGTGGCAGCAGCCGATAATGGTGGCCATGGATCGTCGTCGGCGTCACAGAACGCCTCTGGCTCAGGCGAAGGACAAGGCGGCAGCATGTCCTTGTCCTTGCAACTGAGGCCGCTCGGCTCAACGCCGACGGCGGCTGTGGCTGTCTCGGTGCCACCCATGGCTGCGGCGCCGATGATGGCTggtccagcagcagcagcgccagcgccggcgccgccgttggCAACGATGGCCGTTGCCCAGAACGCCTCgctcgcggcggtggcgagcgcgCTGGCGGCGCACAGGAGGAACCAGGCCACGCACCGCTCCGCCGCGCTGCACGGCCACCTCCGGCGCTGCGCCGAGGCGCTGGCCGCGTCGCGGCCGGCGGACgcggacgccgagctcgccagAATCGCTCGCATGGCGTCCGCGGACGGCGACGCCGTGCAGCGCGTGGCCGCGGCGTTCGCCGAGGCGATGGCCCGGGTGGTGATCCGGCCCTGGAGGGGCGTGTCCGCCGCGCTCTTCCcctccgacgccggcgccgccggcgacgccctcaCCGCGTGGGAGGCCGAGTTCGCGCGGCAGAGCTTCCTCAACCTGTGCCCgctgctccacctcgccgccgtcgccgtgaaCGAGATCATCCTCGAGACGACGAGGAACGACAAGTTCATCCACATCGTCGACCTCGGCGGCATCCACCACGCCCACTGGGTGGAGCTCCTCCAGGGCCTCgccacgcgccgcgccgcggtcCGCCCATGCCTCCGCCTCACCATCGTCCACGAGCACAAGCACTTCCTCGGCCAGGCGGCGCAGGTCCTCGCCGCCGAGTCCGACCGCCACGGCGTGCCGCTCGACCTCCACATCGTCGAGTCCAGCGTCGAGGCGCTCAAGCTGGACGCCCTCGGGGTGAGGAGCGACCACGCCGTGGTCATCGTCTCCACGCTCCAGCTCCaccgcctcgtcggcgccggcatcCTCAGcaccacggcgccgccgtcgccggcggcggcggcggcggccagcatGATCACctccccgctgccgccggcgaacaTGTCGTCGAAGGTGGACAGGCTCCTCCGCGGCTTCCACCTGCTGTCGCCGAGGGCCATCATCCTGACCGAGAACGAGGCCAACCACTTCGTGCCGTCGTTCACGGACCGCTTCGCCTCGGCGCTGCCCTACTACGAGCAGCTCTTCGCCGCCATGGAGgaggcgggcgccgccgcggtggagcggaaggcggcggagaggtACCTCCTCAGGGAGGAGATCAAGGACGTTATCGCATGTGATCACGACGGGCCGCGCTGGGCGCAGCACGAGACGCTGGGGAGGTGGGTCGTCCGGATGGGCGCCGCTGGGTTCGCGCTCGCGCCGGCGATCAccgtggtgacggcggcggggcgggtgagggcggtggcggcgcggcttcCCGGAGGAGGGGATGAGAGGAGGTATGGGGTGACGGAGGGCGGCGGGTGGCTCATCCTCAACAGGGAGGAGAAGCCAATGTTCTGCGTCTCTGCGTGGAGGAGGCAGTGA